The following proteins are co-located in the Micromonospora coriariae genome:
- the lepB gene encoding signal peptidase I, producing the protein MGSPGPSSHQPDYTLLGTNPITAMQGQTTAEAPTRSLTKTTYADDRPCDLGAPAPGSAAPGGPHGTASSGRIRRMRRLMVLLLVMAVAACGDGDATETGATEQFTQGGVSMEPTVKAGQVVTARTVTGTYEARRGDVVLIRSPGGLWGDRKAPLLKRVVAIGGETIACCDTSGKLTVDGKPLAEPYVAEDASLDEPPNPNYCGPRRFAAVTVPADSVFVMGDSRARSNDSRCAGPVPVSSVFAVIVD; encoded by the coding sequence ATGGGCAGCCCCGGCCCGTCGTCTCATCAACCCGATTACACGCTGCTGGGGACCAACCCCATCACCGCTATGCAGGGACAGACGACGGCCGAGGCACCGACCAGAAGCTTGACCAAAACGACTTACGCTGATGACAGACCATGTGACCTTGGGGCACCAGCGCCGGGTAGCGCCGCGCCCGGCGGACCGCACGGCACCGCCTCTTCTGGCAGGATCCGTCGGATGCGCAGACTGATGGTGCTCCTTCTCGTGATGGCTGTTGCCGCCTGTGGCGACGGTGACGCGACCGAGACGGGAGCCACCGAACAGTTCACCCAGGGCGGCGTCAGTATGGAGCCGACGGTCAAGGCCGGCCAGGTTGTCACCGCACGGACAGTCACCGGCACGTACGAGGCACGGCGCGGCGATGTCGTCCTGATCCGTTCCCCCGGCGGTCTCTGGGGTGACCGTAAGGCGCCGCTGCTCAAACGCGTCGTCGCGATCGGCGGCGAAACCATCGCCTGCTGCGATACCTCGGGCAAGTTGACGGTCGACGGCAAGCCGCTGGCCGAGCCGTATGTGGCTGAGGACGCGTCGCTCGACGAGCCGCCGAACCCGAACTACTGCGGGCCGCGCCGGTTCGCCGCGGTCACCGTGCCGGCCGACTCCGTCTTCGTCATGGGCGATAGCCGCGCCCGGTCGAACGACTCCCGGTGTGCCGGGCCGGTGCCGGTGTCGTCGGTCTTCGCCGTAATTGTCGACTGA